The Pseudomonadota bacterium region TTTGTTGTCCCTATCCTGAAGTTACCTCAATGGGCGGCTTAACCATACAAGCCCAGGAAATGCTTGAAGAATCTCATAAGGCAGATGCGATACTTATTGGGAGTGGTTCTCTAGCACGCGAAACTGTGCAAGATAAGAGAATTATGGAGCGTCTACATCTCAATCCAAGCCGTCAAATTATTGGAGCTCAATGTTCAGGTGCGCTTATCCTTGCAACGCTTGGAATGCTCAAAGATGTTCCTGCTTGCACAGATTCAACGACCAAGCCTTGGATAGAAGACAGAGGGATTGAGGTCCTTAATCAACCGTTATTTGCAAAACAAAATGTTGCAACTGCTGGTGGATGTTTGGCTTCTGCTTATCTAACAGCTTGGGTTATTGCTAAACTTGGTGATTTAGAAGCGGCAAAGAAAACATTACATTATTTTGCGCCTGTCGGAGAAAAGGATGAATTTGTTGAAAAAGCATTAAAAAATATTTCTCCTTATTGTGTTTCTTAAATTTTTTAGGAATCATTTTCTTGAAAATAAGAAATCGTTCCTTGAGAGAGAAAACTTAATTTTAAGTATTACAGTGTCGATCTATCCATTTTTGAACAATCCAAGAAACAAAACGCTGAACACATTGATTATAACGATTAAGGTAAGTTAACGTCAGTTGGATATAAGGAAGAAAAAGGAAGATATTGAAAAGATTGACTTT contains the following coding sequences:
- a CDS encoding DJ-1/PfpI family protein, with product MKISILTFEGFNEIDSLVAFRMLKWLRKEDWSIKICCPYPEVTSMGGLTIQAQEMLEESHKADAILIGSGSLARETVQDKRIMERLHLNPSRQIIGAQCSGALILATLGMLKDVPACTDSTTKPWIEDRGIEVLNQPLFAKQNVATAGGCLASAYLTAWVIAKLGDLEAAKKTLHYFAPVGEKDEFVEKALKNISPYCVS